The proteins below are encoded in one region of Puntigrus tetrazona isolate hp1 chromosome 5, ASM1883169v1, whole genome shotgun sequence:
- the tsc1a gene encoding TSC complex subunit 1a isoform X1: MAKEQPNVFDLVPLLGSTDLHELEQVKNLLQETLSADKGTMLLNSLVDYFLETSSSQAVDILSSVREPHDKYLLDKMNECMGKQSCRLSTITLLGHIVRKQPPWIHKIARFPLLASLLRCLKADSDVVVLITGVLVLIALLPMIPQTNKQLLCEYFDIFGRLAAWNQRHPGHAHGVFAVHLHASVYSLFHRLYGMYPCNFISYLRAHYSMKENVDTFEEVVKPMLEYVRIHPELITGTKDYEVDPIRWKRFEPHDIVIECAKISLDSKEASSEEGYSSLSDHIPRRPVDHSRSCSELSIHEITSVTPIAAVRQSLSMSLPYLTVTQDSGSSAQTPNHQSDRMNSSGMKEEMWSPSSVCGMTTPPSSRGMSPTTVSDVSHSASHLSGRIPSTSGDGKWTLSPSTPSGSSPLPSLSEEIGQPAQNTSSTQAKVVQTGKELRKATPRSINNNGGASDAKIPESLAQLSDIVKRTDGEREDDTINEEILSLTLGRLDFGTRPGLDSSFSGSLDTLLSSHPSHEQNLASTPNRVEFSAKGGEPQPWSLWSTFTPIENGKSSNCSLSDLTKGSMPYEPLFDLALPKVASLFLERKTTEALQRAEEESEHREELEGEDLSATSPLEVLDRVIQQGHDTHEKVLKRALSFHSQSTDPHSGGKQHSNKGKGPVSAASDELGMLRSQLLLLHNQLLYERHKREQHALRNRRLFGRIVNATALEEQNNSMKTQLKLQDIEIKAVQVSLKEEQRRSRHIQEDRDAVVNQLQTQIQQLQKERNDYYSKMQELKSDLQENQKKVGEMEAELQKANNKVCNMGHILSQLSIKLNNSENMEQQMAFLNKQLLLLGEANKLCVEEIDRLGPEVSKELNMLQASSLREVERLRQNSLQQSQRLEAAQQRITDLENQLTKKEQVTREQKKLLENVKSQAMEQLQASENRYLAQKHITQALQSELLELYSQIELKNLNTKSPAEPTSEPSSPPNQRPNGNSTGPSAPSLSADPVKKEEGMHVCVNGEISAGSPQTPTALINGSQEEDLSALTRSFPALSCDSPLAVGSYPSTGSFLGKRAREMFRNKSESHYEGEPATFICISKDLKVEAITEPTESVELEEATEQADLQPMDRPRAYNIQRRRQQDLRIMDYNETHHEH, from the exons ATGGCCAAAGAACAGCCAAACGTGTTTGACCTCGTCCCTCTTCTGGGGTCCACTGACCTACATGAGCTGGAGCAGGTCAAAAACCTGCTGCAGGAAACACTCAGCGCAG ATAAAGGGACCATGTTGCTGAATAGCCTTGTGGACTATTTCCTGGAGACAAGCTCATCTCAAGCAGTGGACATCCTGTCTTCTGTCAGGGAGCCCCATGATAAG TATCTTTTAGATaagatgaatgaatgcatgGGCAAGCAGAGCTGCCGTCTCTCCACCATCACCCTCCTTGGCCATATTGTTCGTAAGCAGCCACCATGGATCCACAAGATCGCTCGCTTCCCTCTGCTTGCTTCGCTGCTCAGATGCCTCAAG gCTGACTCTGATGTTGTAGTTCTTATAACTGGTGTGCTGGTGTTGATCGCTCTACTACCCATGATTCCTCAAACCAATAAACAGCTTCTGTGCGAGTACTTTGACATCTTTGGAAGGCTCGCTGCCTGGAACCAACGTCACCCAG GTCATGCTCACGGCGTGTTTGCAGTCCATCTACATGCCAGCGTGTACTCGCTTTTTCATCGCTTGTATGGCATGTATCCCTGTAATTTCATCTCTTACTTGCGTGCCCACTACAGTATGAAAGAAAATGTTGACACATTTGAGGAAGTGGTGAAG CCTATGTTAGAGTATGTACGGATACATCCTGAGCTCATCACAGGAACCAAAGACTATGAGGTTGATCCAATCAg ATGGAAGAGATTTGAGCCTCATGATATTGTGATAGAGTGTGCCAAAATTTCGCTGGATTCTAAAGAGGCATCATCTGAAGAAGGATACTCCTCTCTGTCAGATCACATACCACGGCGTCCTGTAGACCATAGCCGATCATGCTCGGAGCTCAGCATCCATG aAATCACATCTGTGACACCAATTGCTGCTGTTCGTCAGTCTCTTTCTATGTCTCTTCCTTATCTCACTGTAACCCAAGACTCAGGTTCCAGCGCACAGACCCCCAACCATCAG AGTGATAGGATGAACTCCTCAGGGATGAAGGAGGAGATGTGGAGCCCTTCCTCAGTATGTGGGATGACCACCCCTCCCAGCTCTAGAGGAATGTCCCCCACCACAGTTTCTGACGTCTCACATAGTGCCTCCCACCTCTCAGGACGGATCCCCAGCACTTCAG GGGATGGAAAATGGACCCTATCTCCCTCCACGCCCTCAGGGTCGTCTCCTCTCCCATCACTCTCAGAGGAAATAGGGCAGCCTGCCCAAAACACCAGCAGTACTCAGGCTAAG GTTGTTCAGACCGGCAAAGAGCTTAGAAAAGCCACACCTAGGAGTATTAATAACAATG GAGGTGCAAGTGATGCCAAGATTCCCGAGTCATTGGCACAGCTCTCTGACATTGTGAAAAGGACAGACGGGGAGAGAGAGGATG ATACCATCAATGAGGAGATTTTGAGCCTGACTCTCGGAAGATTGGACTTTGGGACGAGGCCAGGCCTGGATTCCTCCTTTTCAGGCTCCTTGGACACCCTTCTCTCGTCTCACCCCAGTCATGAGCAGAATTTAGCATCTACACCCAACAGGGTTGAATTTTCTGCCAAAGGAGGAGAGCCGCAACCCTGGTCCTTATGGTCCACTTTCACCCCCATCGAAAACGGAAAAAGCAGTAACTGTTCCCTGTCTGATCTGACAAAGGGGTCCATGCCTTACGAGCCACTGTTTGACCTTGCCCTGCCTAAAGTGGCATCTCTGTTTTTGGAGAGGAAGACCACAGAGGCCCTCCAAAGGGCTGAAGAAGAAAGCGAGCACAGAGAGGAGCTAGAAGGGGAGGATCTTTCTGCCACATCCCCTCTGGAGGTGTTGGACCGCGTTATTCAGCAGGGTCATGACACCCATGAGAAAGTACTGAAGAG AGCTCTGTCCTTTCACAGCCAATCAACAGACCCACACTCTGGAGGTAAACAGCATAGCAATAAAGGAAAAG GTCCTGTGTCGGCAGCATCAGATGAGCTGGGGATGTTGCGCAGCCAGCTGCTGTTACTGCATAACCAGCTGCTGTATGAGAGACACAAGAGAGAGCAGCATGCCCTTCGTAACCGCCGTCTTTTTGGACGTATCGTCAATGCTACTGCACTGGAAGAGCAAAACAACTCCATG AAAACCCAACTCAAGCTTCAGGACATTGAGATCAAGGCTGTGCAGGTAAGCCTGAAAGAGGAACAGAGGCGCTCCAGGCATATACAGGAAGATAGAGATGCTGTTGTGAACCAACTGCAGACTCAAATCCAGCAGCTACAGAAGGAACGGAATGACTACTACTCAAAGATGCAAGAGTTAAAG AGTGATTTGCAAGAGAATCAGAAGAAGGTTGGAGAAATGGAGGCGGAGCTCCAGAAAGCCAATAACAAAGTGTGTAATATGGGACACATACTGAGCCAGCTGTCCATTAAG CTGAACAATAGTGAAAACATGGAACAGCAGATGGCTTTCCTGAACAAGCAGCTGCTGCTTTTGGGTGAAGCCAACAAGTTATGCGTGGAGGAAATCGACCGTTTGGGGCCTGAGGTTAGCAAG GAGCTGAATATGCTGCAGGCATCTTCACTGCGTGAGGTTGAGCGTTTGAGGCAGAACTCTCTGCAGCAGAGTCAGAGACTTGAAGCAGCCCAACAGCGCATCACAGACCTAGAGAATCAGCTCACCAAGAAAGAGCAAGTCACCCGAGAGCAAAAGAAACTGCTGGAAAATGTCAAAAGCCAGGCCAT GGAGCAGCTGCAGGCTTCAGAAAACAGGTATCTGGCCCAGAAGCACATCACTCAGGCATTACAATCTGAGCTACTTGAGCTCTATAGCCAGATAGAGCTCAAAAACCTGAACACTAAATCACCAGCAGAGCCCACTTCTGAGCCCAGCAGTCCTCCCAACCAGAG GCCAAATGGCAACAGTACAGGCCCATCTGCTCCATCTCTATCAGCCGACCCTGTGAAAAAAGAGGAAGGCATGCACGTGTGTGTCAATGGTGAAATATCTGCCGGGTCTCCTCAGACACCCACTGCACTCATTAATGGCAGTCAGGAAGAAGATCTTTCCGCCCTTACTCGTTCATTTCCTGCCCTCTCCTGTGACTCCCCGCTGGCAGTTGGCTCTTACCCCAGTACCGGAAGCTTTTTGGGTAAAAGGGCCAGAGAGATGTTTCGAAATAAGAGCGAAAGCCACTACGAGGGTGAGCCGGCCACCTTCATCTGCATCTCTAAGGATCTTAAGGTTGAAGCAATCACAGAACCCACAGAGAGCGTGGAGCTTGAAGAGGCTACTGAGCAGGCTGACCTGCAGCCCATGGACAGACCCAGGGCATATAATATTCAGCGGAGGAGGCAGCAGGATCTGAGAATCATGGACTACAATGAGACCCACCATGAGCATTGA
- the spaca9 gene encoding sperm acrosome-associated protein 9 — protein MTDVREQLLSTEHKYKLFKQQQFIFITALERSREHARDKTEPVSTVTQVQKYMNHHCSNSTDRRIFSLFLEIISDLKGVLKHLESSLSSRNTSSEGLSTCREILSPNRNISQLRAQYPHNEINRLSCDEARNFYGGIVSVIPLALDLLNTYSRGGAQRVTPTATETSQQTVAKYAEMVQNIDKDTRNNPSGYKKGTGGWHAGKPAWRPPGNTRR, from the exons ATGACAGACGTCAGAGAGCAGCTACTTTCCACTGAGCACAAGTATAAACTTTTCAAACAACAgcagtttatatttataacggCTCTTGAGCGTTCGAGGGAGCACGCCAGGGACAAAACAGAGCCCGTCTCTACCGTCACACAG GTCCAAAAGTACATGAATCACCACTGCAGCAATTCCACAGACAGACGCATTTTCTCGCTCTTTTTGGAAATTATTTCTGATCTCAAAGGTGTTTTAAAACATCTGGAGTCCTCGCTGTCAAGTAGAAACACCTCTAGTGAGGGTCTGAGCACTTGCAGGGAGATCCTGAGCCCCAACAGAAACATCAGTCAGCTAAGAGCACa GTACCCACACAACGAGATCAACCGGCTAAGCTGTGACGAAGCAAGAAACTTCTATGGTGGGATTGTTAGCGTGATTCCGCTGGCTCTAGACCTCCTCAACACCTACAGCAGAGGAGGAGCTCAACGTGTCACTCCAACCGCTACAGAAACATCTCAACAAACAGTAGCAAAATATGCAGAGATGGTTCAAAACATTGATAAAGACACCAGAAACAACCCGAGCGGATATAAAAAAGGTACAGGTGGCTGGCATGCTGGAAAACCAGCCTGGAGGCCACCAGGAAATACAAGGAGATAA
- the tsc1a gene encoding TSC complex subunit 1a isoform X2: MAKEQPNVFDLVPLLGSTDLHELEQVKNLLQETLSADKGTMLLNSLVDYFLETSSSQAVDILSSVREPHDKYLLDKMNECMGKQSCRLSTITLLGHIVRKQPPWIHKIARFPLLASLLRCLKADSDVVVLITGVLVLIALLPMIPQTNKQLLCEYFDIFGRLAAWNQRHPGHAHGVFAVHLHASVYSLFHRLYGMYPCNFISYLRAHYSMKENVDTFEEVVKPMLEYVRIHPELITGTKDYEVDPIRWKRFEPHDIVIECAKISLDSKEASSEEGYSSLSDHIPRRPVDHSRSCSELSIHEITSVTPIAAVRQSLSMSLPYLTVTQDSGSSAQTPNHQSDRMNSSGMKEEMWSPSSVCGMTTPPSSRGMSPTTVSDVSHSASHLSGRIPSTSGDGKWTLSPSTPSGSSPLPSLSEEIGQPAQNTSSTQAKVVQTGKELRKATPRSINNNGGASDAKIPESLAQLSDIVKRTDGEREDDTINEEILSLTLGRLDFGTRPGLDSSFSGSLDTLLSSHPSHEQNLASTPNRVEFSAKGGEPQPWSLWSTFTPIENGKSSNCSLSDLTKGSMPYEPLFDLALPKVASLFLERKTTEALQRAEEESEHREELEGEDLSATSPLEVLDRVIQQGHDTHEKVLKRALSFHSQSTDPHSGGPVSAASDELGMLRSQLLLLHNQLLYERHKREQHALRNRRLFGRIVNATALEEQNNSMKTQLKLQDIEIKAVQVSLKEEQRRSRHIQEDRDAVVNQLQTQIQQLQKERNDYYSKMQELKSDLQENQKKVGEMEAELQKANNKVCNMGHILSQLSIKLNNSENMEQQMAFLNKQLLLLGEANKLCVEEIDRLGPEVSKELNMLQASSLREVERLRQNSLQQSQRLEAAQQRITDLENQLTKKEQVTREQKKLLENVKSQAMEQLQASENRYLAQKHITQALQSELLELYSQIELKNLNTKSPAEPTSEPSSPPNQRPNGNSTGPSAPSLSADPVKKEEGMHVCVNGEISAGSPQTPTALINGSQEEDLSALTRSFPALSCDSPLAVGSYPSTGSFLGKRAREMFRNKSESHYEGEPATFICISKDLKVEAITEPTESVELEEATEQADLQPMDRPRAYNIQRRRQQDLRIMDYNETHHEH, encoded by the exons ATGGCCAAAGAACAGCCAAACGTGTTTGACCTCGTCCCTCTTCTGGGGTCCACTGACCTACATGAGCTGGAGCAGGTCAAAAACCTGCTGCAGGAAACACTCAGCGCAG ATAAAGGGACCATGTTGCTGAATAGCCTTGTGGACTATTTCCTGGAGACAAGCTCATCTCAAGCAGTGGACATCCTGTCTTCTGTCAGGGAGCCCCATGATAAG TATCTTTTAGATaagatgaatgaatgcatgGGCAAGCAGAGCTGCCGTCTCTCCACCATCACCCTCCTTGGCCATATTGTTCGTAAGCAGCCACCATGGATCCACAAGATCGCTCGCTTCCCTCTGCTTGCTTCGCTGCTCAGATGCCTCAAG gCTGACTCTGATGTTGTAGTTCTTATAACTGGTGTGCTGGTGTTGATCGCTCTACTACCCATGATTCCTCAAACCAATAAACAGCTTCTGTGCGAGTACTTTGACATCTTTGGAAGGCTCGCTGCCTGGAACCAACGTCACCCAG GTCATGCTCACGGCGTGTTTGCAGTCCATCTACATGCCAGCGTGTACTCGCTTTTTCATCGCTTGTATGGCATGTATCCCTGTAATTTCATCTCTTACTTGCGTGCCCACTACAGTATGAAAGAAAATGTTGACACATTTGAGGAAGTGGTGAAG CCTATGTTAGAGTATGTACGGATACATCCTGAGCTCATCACAGGAACCAAAGACTATGAGGTTGATCCAATCAg ATGGAAGAGATTTGAGCCTCATGATATTGTGATAGAGTGTGCCAAAATTTCGCTGGATTCTAAAGAGGCATCATCTGAAGAAGGATACTCCTCTCTGTCAGATCACATACCACGGCGTCCTGTAGACCATAGCCGATCATGCTCGGAGCTCAGCATCCATG aAATCACATCTGTGACACCAATTGCTGCTGTTCGTCAGTCTCTTTCTATGTCTCTTCCTTATCTCACTGTAACCCAAGACTCAGGTTCCAGCGCACAGACCCCCAACCATCAG AGTGATAGGATGAACTCCTCAGGGATGAAGGAGGAGATGTGGAGCCCTTCCTCAGTATGTGGGATGACCACCCCTCCCAGCTCTAGAGGAATGTCCCCCACCACAGTTTCTGACGTCTCACATAGTGCCTCCCACCTCTCAGGACGGATCCCCAGCACTTCAG GGGATGGAAAATGGACCCTATCTCCCTCCACGCCCTCAGGGTCGTCTCCTCTCCCATCACTCTCAGAGGAAATAGGGCAGCCTGCCCAAAACACCAGCAGTACTCAGGCTAAG GTTGTTCAGACCGGCAAAGAGCTTAGAAAAGCCACACCTAGGAGTATTAATAACAATG GAGGTGCAAGTGATGCCAAGATTCCCGAGTCATTGGCACAGCTCTCTGACATTGTGAAAAGGACAGACGGGGAGAGAGAGGATG ATACCATCAATGAGGAGATTTTGAGCCTGACTCTCGGAAGATTGGACTTTGGGACGAGGCCAGGCCTGGATTCCTCCTTTTCAGGCTCCTTGGACACCCTTCTCTCGTCTCACCCCAGTCATGAGCAGAATTTAGCATCTACACCCAACAGGGTTGAATTTTCTGCCAAAGGAGGAGAGCCGCAACCCTGGTCCTTATGGTCCACTTTCACCCCCATCGAAAACGGAAAAAGCAGTAACTGTTCCCTGTCTGATCTGACAAAGGGGTCCATGCCTTACGAGCCACTGTTTGACCTTGCCCTGCCTAAAGTGGCATCTCTGTTTTTGGAGAGGAAGACCACAGAGGCCCTCCAAAGGGCTGAAGAAGAAAGCGAGCACAGAGAGGAGCTAGAAGGGGAGGATCTTTCTGCCACATCCCCTCTGGAGGTGTTGGACCGCGTTATTCAGCAGGGTCATGACACCCATGAGAAAGTACTGAAGAG AGCTCTGTCCTTTCACAGCCAATCAACAGACCCACACTCTGGAG GTCCTGTGTCGGCAGCATCAGATGAGCTGGGGATGTTGCGCAGCCAGCTGCTGTTACTGCATAACCAGCTGCTGTATGAGAGACACAAGAGAGAGCAGCATGCCCTTCGTAACCGCCGTCTTTTTGGACGTATCGTCAATGCTACTGCACTGGAAGAGCAAAACAACTCCATG AAAACCCAACTCAAGCTTCAGGACATTGAGATCAAGGCTGTGCAGGTAAGCCTGAAAGAGGAACAGAGGCGCTCCAGGCATATACAGGAAGATAGAGATGCTGTTGTGAACCAACTGCAGACTCAAATCCAGCAGCTACAGAAGGAACGGAATGACTACTACTCAAAGATGCAAGAGTTAAAG AGTGATTTGCAAGAGAATCAGAAGAAGGTTGGAGAAATGGAGGCGGAGCTCCAGAAAGCCAATAACAAAGTGTGTAATATGGGACACATACTGAGCCAGCTGTCCATTAAG CTGAACAATAGTGAAAACATGGAACAGCAGATGGCTTTCCTGAACAAGCAGCTGCTGCTTTTGGGTGAAGCCAACAAGTTATGCGTGGAGGAAATCGACCGTTTGGGGCCTGAGGTTAGCAAG GAGCTGAATATGCTGCAGGCATCTTCACTGCGTGAGGTTGAGCGTTTGAGGCAGAACTCTCTGCAGCAGAGTCAGAGACTTGAAGCAGCCCAACAGCGCATCACAGACCTAGAGAATCAGCTCACCAAGAAAGAGCAAGTCACCCGAGAGCAAAAGAAACTGCTGGAAAATGTCAAAAGCCAGGCCAT GGAGCAGCTGCAGGCTTCAGAAAACAGGTATCTGGCCCAGAAGCACATCACTCAGGCATTACAATCTGAGCTACTTGAGCTCTATAGCCAGATAGAGCTCAAAAACCTGAACACTAAATCACCAGCAGAGCCCACTTCTGAGCCCAGCAGTCCTCCCAACCAGAG GCCAAATGGCAACAGTACAGGCCCATCTGCTCCATCTCTATCAGCCGACCCTGTGAAAAAAGAGGAAGGCATGCACGTGTGTGTCAATGGTGAAATATCTGCCGGGTCTCCTCAGACACCCACTGCACTCATTAATGGCAGTCAGGAAGAAGATCTTTCCGCCCTTACTCGTTCATTTCCTGCCCTCTCCTGTGACTCCCCGCTGGCAGTTGGCTCTTACCCCAGTACCGGAAGCTTTTTGGGTAAAAGGGCCAGAGAGATGTTTCGAAATAAGAGCGAAAGCCACTACGAGGGTGAGCCGGCCACCTTCATCTGCATCTCTAAGGATCTTAAGGTTGAAGCAATCACAGAACCCACAGAGAGCGTGGAGCTTGAAGAGGCTACTGAGCAGGCTGACCTGCAGCCCATGGACAGACCCAGGGCATATAATATTCAGCGGAGGAGGCAGCAGGATCTGAGAATCATGGACTACAATGAGACCCACCATGAGCATTGA